One window from the genome of Hyphomonas neptunium ATCC 15444 encodes:
- a CDS encoding SLC13 family permease: MAARLGLVIGPALAILIAVLPAPEGLERGGMLVAAVLVLMAVWWATEAIPIAATSLLPLGLLPLTGVASLGAIAAPYADSVVLLLLGGFIMAIGIEKWHLHRRIALNVLLLSGARLKLLAGGFMLATALLSMWISNTATSLMMAPIALSVAVAAGGGPRLASALLLGIAYSASIGGLATPVGTPTNLIAMGWLRENTDIEISFREWMSFGLPVVLIMLPMAWLILTWGLKSDAAAAKAAEATIRGQRNALGRMTIPESRVAIVFGVIALAWITREQLVQIPLFAGLTDMGIAILGAILMFLVPHGSREPEHQPGGWALLNWDDAKAVPWDVVLLFGGGLSLAAAVQASGLAGYLGNSLAELAAVPPIVLIFMVVTIIIFLTEIMSNVAAMTTFLPILGALATATGVDVRSLIIPCAMAASCAFMLPIATGPNAVVFGMRQFSIGRMMKSGFWLNVACVIIVTLYFGL; the protein is encoded by the coding sequence TTGGCTGCCAGACTCGGTCTCGTCATCGGCCCGGCGCTGGCCATCCTGATCGCAGTCCTTCCGGCACCTGAGGGTCTTGAGCGCGGCGGTATGCTGGTCGCGGCAGTCCTGGTCCTGATGGCCGTCTGGTGGGCGACCGAAGCGATCCCCATTGCGGCAACCTCTCTTCTCCCCCTTGGCCTCCTGCCCCTGACGGGCGTTGCCAGTCTCGGCGCCATCGCCGCGCCGTATGCCGACTCGGTCGTGCTGCTGCTGCTGGGCGGGTTCATCATGGCCATCGGCATCGAGAAATGGCACCTCCACCGGCGTATTGCGCTGAATGTGCTGCTGCTCTCCGGGGCGCGCCTGAAGCTGCTCGCGGGCGGGTTCATGCTCGCCACCGCCCTGCTCTCGATGTGGATCTCCAACACTGCCACCAGCCTGATGATGGCGCCGATTGCCCTCTCGGTGGCGGTTGCCGCCGGCGGCGGGCCCCGCCTTGCCAGCGCCCTGCTGCTGGGCATTGCCTACTCAGCCTCCATCGGCGGCCTCGCCACCCCCGTCGGCACGCCCACCAACCTCATCGCCATGGGCTGGCTGCGCGAGAATACCGACATCGAGATCAGCTTCCGCGAATGGATGAGCTTTGGCCTGCCGGTCGTGCTGATCATGCTGCCGATGGCGTGGCTGATCCTGACCTGGGGGCTGAAGTCTGACGCCGCAGCCGCCAAGGCCGCCGAAGCCACGATACGCGGCCAGCGCAACGCGCTGGGGCGGATGACCATTCCGGAAAGCCGCGTCGCCATCGTGTTCGGCGTCATCGCGCTCGCCTGGATCACGCGCGAACAGCTGGTCCAGATCCCGCTCTTTGCCGGGCTCACCGATATGGGCATCGCCATCCTGGGCGCGATCCTCATGTTCCTCGTGCCCCATGGCAGCCGCGAACCGGAACACCAGCCCGGTGGCTGGGCGCTGCTCAACTGGGACGACGCCAAGGCAGTGCCCTGGGATGTGGTGCTGCTGTTCGGCGGGGGGCTGTCGCTGGCCGCTGCCGTTCAGGCGTCCGGGCTCGCCGGGTATCTGGGCAATTCCCTGGCCGAACTCGCCGCCGTGCCGCCGATTGTGCTGATCTTCATGGTGGTCACCATCATCATCTTCCTGACCGAAATCATGTCGAATGTGGCGGCAATGACGACATTCCTGCCCATCCTCGGCGCGCTCGCCACGGCGACGGGTGTGGATGTACGCAGCCTGATCATTCCCTGCGCCATGGCCGCGTCCTGCGCCTTCATGCTGCCGATTGCGACGGGGCCGAATGCGGTGGTGTTCGGGATGCGGCAATTCTCCATCGGGCGGATGATGAAGTCCGGCTTCTGGCTGAACGTGGCCTGCGTCATCATCGTGACGCTGTATTTCGGCCTCTGA
- a CDS encoding pirin family protein: MIELIIDKRTRDLGGGFEVGRVLPFAKRRMVGPFIFFDQMGPVDFAPGIPRELDVRPHPHIGLSTVTYLYSGAMTHRDSLGFKQEIQPGAVNWMTAGKGITHSERLEYARMNGAHMHGIQAWVALPNEDEEIDPGFWHHPADSLPTWTEAGLKGRLIAGATEGMDAGVKVRSPMFYMHWEMEKGARRKVPDEHSERAVYVTRGTADVAGQKVGAGQMAVLGKGDVLVVAEEASTVMVLGGEPIGERFIFWNFVSSSKDRLEQAKEDWKQGRMKLPDGDDQEFTPLPEN, encoded by the coding sequence ATGATCGAACTCATCATCGACAAGCGCACACGCGATCTTGGCGGCGGCTTTGAAGTCGGCCGCGTCCTGCCTTTTGCCAAGCGGCGAATGGTTGGCCCCTTCATCTTCTTCGACCAGATGGGCCCTGTGGATTTCGCCCCCGGCATTCCGCGGGAACTCGACGTGCGCCCCCATCCGCATATCGGGCTCTCTACCGTCACCTATCTCTATTCCGGCGCGATGACCCACCGCGACAGCCTCGGCTTCAAACAGGAAATCCAGCCGGGCGCCGTCAACTGGATGACCGCAGGCAAAGGCATCACCCATTCCGAACGCCTCGAATACGCCCGCATGAACGGCGCGCATATGCACGGCATCCAGGCCTGGGTCGCCCTGCCCAATGAAGACGAGGAAATCGACCCCGGCTTCTGGCACCATCCGGCAGACAGCCTCCCGACCTGGACCGAAGCCGGCCTCAAAGGCCGCCTGATCGCCGGCGCGACCGAAGGCATGGACGCCGGCGTGAAAGTCCGCTCGCCGATGTTCTATATGCATTGGGAAATGGAGAAAGGCGCCCGCCGCAAAGTGCCCGATGAACATTCCGAACGCGCCGTATATGTGACCCGTGGCACCGCAGACGTGGCCGGTCAGAAAGTCGGCGCGGGCCAGATGGCCGTACTGGGCAAGGGCGATGTTCTGGTGGTGGCCGAAGAAGCCTCAACCGTCATGGTGCTGGGCGGCGAACCCATCGGCGAACGCTTCATCTTCTGGAATTTCGTGTCCTCGTCAAAGGACCGCCTTGAACAGGCCAAGGAAGACTGGAAACAGGGCCGGATGAAACTGCCCGATGGCGACGATCAGGAATTCACGCCCCTCCCGGAAAACTGA
- a CDS encoding FMN-dependent NADH-azoreductase: MSNLLVLNSSANTGESVSRILIDEAVNQILTAAPGTDVVRRDLGANPVPHLTTANLAGVRGTPSTSEELAARALSDELIAELKAAGTVIIAAPMYNFSVPTSLRSWFDFVLRAGETFKYSEAGPEGLLKGKKVVVLTSRGGLYSEGPAAAADFQEPYLRHLLGFVGITDVTFIHAEKIGFGPEARAAAITGAKGQIAKVAQTFSTVAA; this comes from the coding sequence ATGTCCAATCTTCTCGTTCTCAATTCCAGCGCCAATACCGGCGAATCTGTTTCCCGCATCCTGATCGACGAAGCGGTAAACCAGATCCTCACAGCTGCGCCCGGCACAGATGTTGTGCGCCGCGACCTTGGCGCCAATCCTGTCCCCCACCTCACCACGGCAAACCTTGCCGGCGTGCGCGGCACCCCGTCCACGTCTGAGGAGCTCGCTGCCCGCGCGCTGTCTGATGAGCTGATCGCCGAGCTGAAAGCTGCCGGCACCGTCATCATCGCCGCGCCGATGTACAACTTCTCCGTCCCTACCAGCCTGCGGTCCTGGTTCGACTTCGTGCTGCGCGCCGGTGAAACCTTCAAATACTCCGAGGCCGGCCCCGAAGGTCTGCTGAAAGGCAAGAAGGTCGTCGTGCTCACCTCGCGCGGCGGTCTCTATTCGGAAGGCCCTGCCGCCGCCGCTGACTTCCAGGAGCCTTACCTGCGCCACCTGCTCGGCTTTGTCGGCATCACGGACGTCACCTTCATCCACGCCGAAAAGATCGGCTTTGGCCCCGAGGCCCGCGCCGCCGCCATCACCGGCGCGAAGGGCCAGATTGCCAAAGTCGCCCAGACCTTCTCCACGGTCGCTGCCTGA
- a CDS encoding HAMP domain-containing histidine kinase, translating into MHHRLVSLLTVMGFINLVNSAAVVFTLFGTTNTALLFGWMIPIWVFAISQIAWSRSRWDRSPTRPVRGRFLRKAEVATGVVGAWWGLCVMLAPVGDVGLKVSMFAIVFGMCAGVVAVVSPVANVAARFLLGAATTATIGFFLAPVGLPATIVMLGLVLTLASAFASLNAYRNLLMEMEAKRLAAQNHEQLLDAVTAIPEAFAIYDAAGNVIIQNAVHQRWFPKGMEKTDFRPGTEMQKVADVGGVMRSCVPTSSGGRVIIHTDVSKMEELRQEADESRRDAEEARLAVERFVGSVTRELRLPLRTLRTIASRFETRSQIPFDDNEVRLSSDKMVSFADQALSLVDEVLSITQGGDSIVDGADVSLKSTLAQVITQKHSAITTLGVDIDEPSGQDAMIDSAKAARVLSRVFSAVLLELGQVCRGGGSLRVRCGVRGEQGWVSVEAAKLANGKMQSELTEDYLAESSENRLVWRALMQTIGGQIEMREARNGSIVYILKFNTNATSTKLGDAEALARPHSGRAA; encoded by the coding sequence ATGCACCATCGTCTGGTGTCACTACTTACGGTGATGGGCTTCATCAACCTCGTCAATTCTGCCGCAGTTGTGTTCACTCTGTTTGGCACCACCAATACTGCGCTGCTGTTTGGATGGATGATCCCGATCTGGGTTTTTGCGATCTCGCAGATCGCCTGGAGCCGCAGCCGCTGGGACCGTTCGCCCACCCGTCCGGTCCGGGGACGCTTCCTGCGCAAGGCAGAAGTTGCCACCGGCGTTGTCGGCGCCTGGTGGGGTCTGTGCGTGATGCTCGCGCCGGTGGGCGATGTCGGCCTCAAGGTTTCGATGTTTGCCATCGTGTTCGGCATGTGCGCCGGTGTGGTGGCGGTTGTCTCGCCGGTTGCCAACGTGGCGGCCCGCTTCCTGCTGGGCGCGGCGACCACGGCGACGATCGGATTTTTCCTCGCGCCGGTGGGCTTGCCCGCCACCATCGTCATGCTGGGCCTGGTGCTGACGCTTGCCTCGGCGTTTGCCAGCCTCAACGCTTATCGCAACCTGCTGATGGAGATGGAAGCCAAACGCCTGGCCGCTCAGAACCATGAACAGCTGCTCGATGCTGTGACCGCTATTCCCGAAGCCTTCGCTATTTATGACGCGGCCGGGAATGTCATCATCCAGAACGCCGTTCACCAGCGCTGGTTCCCCAAGGGGATGGAGAAGACAGATTTCCGTCCCGGTACGGAGATGCAGAAAGTTGCCGATGTTGGCGGCGTGATGCGCTCCTGTGTGCCGACGAGTTCGGGTGGGCGGGTTATTATCCATACGGACGTTTCCAAGATGGAAGAGCTGCGTCAGGAAGCTGACGAGTCCCGCCGCGACGCCGAAGAAGCGCGCCTGGCTGTGGAGCGTTTCGTCGGCTCGGTGACGCGCGAACTGCGCCTGCCGCTGCGCACCCTGCGCACGATTGCCTCGCGCTTTGAAACGCGCAGCCAGATCCCGTTCGACGATAATGAAGTGCGCCTCTCCAGCGACAAGATGGTCAGCTTTGCCGACCAGGCGCTCAGCCTCGTGGACGAAGTGCTCTCGATCACGCAGGGCGGCGACAGCATTGTCGACGGCGCCGATGTATCGTTGAAATCGACGCTGGCGCAGGTCATCACCCAGAAGCATTCGGCCATCACGACGCTTGGCGTCGACATTGATGAGCCCAGCGGCCAGGACGCGATGATCGACAGTGCCAAGGCGGCGCGTGTTCTCTCGCGCGTGTTCTCGGCGGTGCTGCTTGAGCTTGGCCAGGTGTGCCGGGGCGGCGGGTCCCTGCGTGTGCGCTGCGGTGTGCGCGGTGAACAGGGCTGGGTCTCGGTCGAGGCGGCAAAGCTCGCCAATGGCAAGATGCAGTCGGAGCTGACTGAGGACTATCTCGCCGAAAGCTCAGAGAACCGGCTTGTGTGGCGCGCGCTGATGCAGACCATCGGTGGACAGATCGAAATGCGCGAAGCGCGCAACGGGTCCATCGTCTACATCCTGAAGTTCAACACCAACGCCACGTCGACCAAGTTGGGCGATGCCGAGGCGCTGGCGCGCCCGCATTCGGGACGCGCCGCTTAA
- a CDS encoding cold-shock protein, which yields MTNGIVKFFNSQKGFGFISPTNGGNDVFVHISTLERSGIAHLNEGQKVSFDTAIDKRSGKSAVSAIELA from the coding sequence ATGACAAATGGTATCGTGAAGTTCTTCAACAGCCAGAAGGGCTTCGGCTTCATTTCGCCCACCAATGGCGGCAATGACGTGTTCGTCCATATCTCGACGCTTGAGCGTTCGGGTATCGCCCACCTGAACGAAGGCCAAAAGGTTTCGTTCGACACTGCTATCGACAAGCGTTCGGGCAAGTCGGCAGTCAGCGCGATCGAACTGGCCTGA
- a CDS encoding HPP family protein, producing the protein MSHPRSLGRLLTNLTHWFGPAMARPRTLEALRAGLGAGLALALSGLLLLAVPDTSASHGVSGFLLIAPLGASAFLLFAVPNSPLAQPWSALAGNTVSALVAVSAVLSGLPEIPAIGVAIGGSVLAMALLRAMHPPGAAVALATVLGAPMVHDLGYRFVLTPVLLDTALLVALAIAWNRLTGRKYPFRQPSDSNPHGTRDRPANQRLGLPAEALADILQRYRLSANIGTEDFGRLLAEAEAEAARLRFDGLTCADIMSRDLATVRPDTALSEVADLFRRHRFKTLPVTGPEGELLGIITQNDLIQRAQGEALAHHAPFGAALAQLLARRRDTPALARDIMSPPGETVLPEQGIGILVRLLADGGKQAAPVLDNGKLTGIVTRSDLLEALARIPLWSPA; encoded by the coding sequence TTGAGCCACCCCCGAAGCCTCGGCCGCCTCCTGACCAACCTCACTCACTGGTTCGGTCCTGCCATGGCGCGTCCACGCACGCTGGAAGCCCTGCGCGCGGGGCTTGGCGCCGGGCTTGCGCTCGCCCTCTCCGGCCTCCTGCTGCTCGCCGTGCCGGATACCTCTGCCAGTCACGGCGTATCGGGCTTCCTGCTGATCGCCCCGCTTGGCGCGTCTGCATTCCTTCTGTTTGCCGTACCCAATTCGCCGCTCGCCCAGCCCTGGTCGGCGCTGGCGGGCAACACGGTCTCCGCCCTCGTTGCGGTCAGCGCCGTGCTCAGCGGGCTGCCGGAAATTCCCGCCATCGGCGTGGCCATCGGCGGCTCCGTCCTGGCGATGGCGCTGCTGCGGGCGATGCATCCGCCCGGCGCGGCAGTTGCCCTGGCCACCGTACTCGGCGCGCCAATGGTGCATGATCTCGGCTACCGCTTCGTGCTGACGCCGGTGCTGCTCGATACGGCCCTGCTTGTCGCTCTGGCCATTGCCTGGAACCGCCTCACGGGCCGGAAGTATCCCTTCCGCCAGCCCAGCGATTCAAACCCCCACGGCACGCGGGACCGGCCCGCCAACCAGCGCCTCGGCCTGCCTGCCGAAGCGCTGGCCGATATTCTCCAGCGCTATCGGCTCTCCGCCAATATCGGCACCGAAGATTTCGGCCGTCTCCTGGCAGAGGCCGAGGCGGAAGCCGCCCGCCTGCGCTTTGACGGGCTCACCTGCGCCGACATCATGTCCCGCGATCTCGCCACCGTCCGGCCGGATACGGCCCTCAGCGAGGTGGCAGACCTGTTCCGCCGCCACCGCTTCAAAACCCTCCCGGTCACCGGCCCGGAAGGAGAGCTTCTTGGCATCATCACCCAGAACGACCTGATCCAGCGCGCCCAGGGCGAGGCGCTCGCGCATCACGCCCCGTTCGGCGCCGCGCTTGCCCAGCTTCTTGCGCGCCGCCGCGATACGCCGGCGCTGGCCCGCGATATTATGAGCCCGCCAGGCGAAACGGTCTTGCCAGAGCAGGGCATCGGTATCCTTGTCCGCCTCCTCGCCGATGGCGGCAAACAGGCTGCTCCCGTCCTCGACAACGGCAAGCTCACCGGCATCGTCACCCGCTCGGACCTCCTGGAAGCCCTCGCGCGAATTCCGCTCTGGTCTCCGGCCTGA
- a CDS encoding DUF2490 domain-containing protein produces the protein MQRISLSLMALACALVPAAAAENQIWTAAGVSVEPFANKAIDLDLDADLRYQPDGDLDTIEFKPGIGYRINDRFKVSGGYLWGSTRQQGPDRIEHRLWQQVSYDFTEAWSLEFDGRTRLEQRRREGWDDTGLRLRQEFGVKRPLEGTPFELSLSTDLYFELNDTDWGQSDGFTEARTEAKIEWDASETVSWDFGYLNQFEYERNGPDETNHHIMIGVSKDF, from the coding sequence ATGCAACGTATATCTCTCTCCCTCATGGCGCTCGCCTGCGCCCTGGTCCCGGCTGCTGCGGCCGAGAACCAGATCTGGACCGCGGCCGGCGTCAGCGTCGAGCCGTTCGCCAACAAGGCCATCGACCTCGATCTGGATGCCGATCTTCGCTACCAGCCCGACGGTGACCTCGACACGATCGAGTTCAAGCCCGGCATCGGTTACCGGATCAATGACCGGTTCAAGGTGAGCGGCGGCTATCTGTGGGGCAGCACGCGCCAACAGGGGCCAGACCGGATCGAGCACCGCCTCTGGCAACAGGTGAGCTATGATTTCACCGAGGCCTGGAGCCTGGAATTTGACGGGCGGACCCGCCTGGAACAACGCCGCCGTGAAGGCTGGGACGATACCGGCCTGCGCCTGCGCCAGGAATTCGGCGTCAAGCGCCCGCTGGAAGGCACACCTTTCGAGCTGTCGCTGAGCACGGATCTCTATTTCGAGCTGAACGATACCGACTGGGGCCAGAGTGATGGTTTCACCGAGGCGCGCACCGAAGCCAAGATCGAATGGGACGCCAGCGAAACGGTCAGCTGGGATTTCGGGTATCTCAACCAGTTCGAATACGAACGGAATGGCCCGGACGAGACCAACCATCACATCATGATTGGCGTCTCCAAGGATTTCTGA
- a CDS encoding FAD-dependent oxidoreductase, with product MSPTNRTSLAIVGAGPAGLTLTQYLKLTGYSQVTLIEQAARIGGKSDSMDLGDLIAEMGTCYATGAYKDVLKWMRRQRKPFRMLRRTTVDGAGMRDYVNAAPGPSLPQQVMTYLAKRQALLGRLKKNPDDPRALAEAAMSAEAWLSENKLPKIMRMMYRAVTALGYGYLHEVSIYQAMLWVDHHAIISGATGKLIMPSQGWSNFWEVLAEDFDIRLSHQITKIERAPKETLLHFEDGQHLSAKAVACTIPMDDWSRLVTDPTTDERAVADAVTWKGYATSLIVVENWFTEEDIRSFSKAFLPGSYPGQLISARYEGHSPDFGGHLYVTGQIPGDYTVPELRIFLERDLADLGARLVNVVNVKNWRYFPHLNLKALENGLIGRMQAMQGQSQSWYSGAIFSHESVANISRFNKALTPQLLASLKR from the coding sequence ATGAGCCCGACAAACCGGACTTCCCTGGCAATTGTCGGCGCTGGCCCGGCGGGCCTGACGCTCACCCAGTATCTCAAGCTCACAGGCTATTCACAGGTCACCCTGATCGAACAGGCCGCGCGCATCGGCGGAAAATCAGACAGCATGGACCTTGGCGACCTGATCGCCGAGATGGGAACGTGCTATGCAACCGGCGCCTACAAGGACGTGCTGAAATGGATGCGCCGCCAGCGCAAACCCTTCCGTATGCTCCGGCGCACCACGGTCGATGGCGCCGGCATGCGCGACTATGTCAACGCCGCGCCCGGCCCGTCCCTGCCCCAGCAGGTGATGACGTATCTGGCAAAGCGCCAGGCCCTGCTCGGCCGTCTGAAGAAGAACCCGGATGATCCGCGCGCCCTCGCCGAAGCCGCCATGTCGGCCGAGGCCTGGCTGAGCGAGAACAAGCTGCCGAAGATCATGCGGATGATGTACCGCGCGGTCACGGCGCTGGGCTATGGATACCTGCATGAAGTGTCGATCTATCAGGCGATGCTTTGGGTGGACCATCACGCCATCATCAGCGGCGCCACCGGCAAGCTGATCATGCCGTCTCAGGGGTGGTCGAATTTCTGGGAAGTTCTGGCGGAAGATTTCGATATCCGCCTCTCTCATCAGATCACGAAGATCGAACGCGCGCCGAAAGAAACGCTTCTGCATTTCGAGGATGGTCAGCACCTGTCTGCAAAGGCGGTGGCCTGCACCATTCCGATGGATGACTGGTCACGCCTCGTCACTGATCCGACAACGGATGAACGCGCTGTTGCCGATGCCGTCACATGGAAAGGCTATGCCACCTCGCTGATCGTGGTGGAGAACTGGTTTACCGAAGAAGACATCCGCTCCTTCTCCAAGGCGTTCCTGCCGGGCTCCTATCCCGGCCAGCTGATCTCGGCGCGCTATGAGGGGCACAGCCCGGACTTTGGCGGCCACCTCTATGTCACCGGCCAGATCCCCGGCGACTATACCGTGCCGGAACTGCGCATCTTTCTGGAACGCGATCTCGCCGATCTCGGCGCCCGGCTGGTCAACGTGGTGAACGTCAAGAACTGGCGCTATTTCCCCCACCTCAATCTCAAGGCCCTCGAAAACGGCCTGATCGGCCGGATGCAGGCGATGCAGGGGCAGAGCCAGTCCTGGTATTCCGGCGCGATCTTCTCCCATGAATCGGTCGCCAACATCTCCCGCTTCAACAAGGCGCTCACCCCGCAATTGCTGGCCAGCCTGAAGCGCTGA
- a CDS encoding DODA-type extradiol aromatic ring-opening family dioxygenase: protein MTPPIFVSHGSPTLIFDDVPARDFLTQLGKTLPRPKAILVASAHWETIAPRITASPAPPTIHDYGGFPEVMYQQQYPAPGDPALAARIKALLDGAGISATLDPARGLDHGAWVPLKLAWPEADIPVLQLSLQTHLGPAHHLKLGEALRPLAEEGVLILGSGSLTHDLRSVSWRGPNAEPDWVKSFGDWVNTALAEGRVDDLVNYRRLAPNAARNHPSEEHFLPLFVALGAAGAGAKMERLHTSVTFSVLRMDTFAFAG from the coding sequence ATGACCCCGCCCATTTTCGTGTCCCATGGATCGCCCACGCTCATTTTTGATGACGTGCCCGCTCGCGACTTCCTCACCCAGCTTGGCAAGACATTGCCGCGCCCGAAGGCCATTCTGGTAGCGTCTGCGCATTGGGAAACGATTGCGCCCCGCATCACCGCGTCGCCTGCCCCGCCGACGATCCATGATTATGGCGGCTTTCCCGAGGTGATGTACCAGCAGCAATACCCCGCGCCGGGCGACCCGGCGCTAGCCGCGCGCATCAAGGCTCTGCTGGATGGGGCGGGCATTTCCGCCACGCTGGACCCGGCCCGCGGTCTTGACCATGGCGCCTGGGTGCCGCTGAAGCTCGCCTGGCCGGAGGCGGATATTCCGGTGCTCCAGCTCTCGCTGCAAACGCATCTGGGGCCGGCGCATCATCTGAAGCTGGGCGAGGCCTTGCGCCCGCTGGCCGAAGAGGGTGTGCTGATCCTGGGCAGTGGCAGCCTCACCCATGACCTGCGCAGCGTCAGCTGGCGCGGGCCAAATGCGGAGCCTGACTGGGTGAAATCCTTCGGGGACTGGGTGAACACGGCGCTGGCGGAGGGGCGCGTGGACGATCTGGTCAACTATCGCCGCCTCGCCCCCAACGCCGCCCGCAACCATCCGAGCGAGGAGCATTTCCTGCCCCTCTTCGTGGCGCTCGGCGCGGCAGGCGCCGGGGCAAAGATGGAGCGGCTGCACACATCGGTTACGTTCAGCGTGCTGAGGATGGATACGTTCGCGTTTGCGGGGTAG
- a CDS encoding acetyl-CoA C-acetyltransferase: MRDVVIVEPVRTAVGGFGGAFKGVHAHELGAAVVEGLMARTGLAKDKVDDVIFAQCYPSMDAPALGRVVALDAGLPVEVTGMQIDRRCGSGLQAIINATMQVATGAMDCVIAGGAESMSNAPFYSTNWRWGLGQGNMTVHDGLVNGRLTAGGKNFPVPGGMLETAENLRRDYQITRQAQDEFAAASHAKAVAAQNSGVFDEEIIPFTVKGRKGDTVVTKDEHPRPDSTLEVLSKLKPIRQKQDAEATVTAGNASGQNDGGSACLVMTREMAEANGLKPLARLVSWSVAGVGPAVMGIGPVPSTEKALARAGLTLKDIDLIELNEAFAAQVLACTKAMGFAKEDYARLNVHGSGISLGHPVGATGGRILATLLREMDRREARYGVETMCIGGGQGLAAVFERVN; encoded by the coding sequence ATGCGCGACGTTGTGATTGTGGAGCCGGTGCGGACGGCGGTGGGTGGCTTTGGCGGCGCGTTCAAGGGCGTGCACGCGCATGAGCTGGGCGCGGCGGTGGTCGAAGGGCTGATGGCGCGCACGGGCCTGGCGAAAGACAAGGTCGATGATGTGATCTTCGCCCAGTGCTACCCTTCGATGGACGCGCCCGCGCTGGGCCGGGTTGTGGCGCTCGATGCCGGGCTCCCGGTAGAAGTCACCGGCATGCAGATCGACCGGCGCTGCGGCTCTGGCCTTCAGGCGATCATTAACGCCACGATGCAGGTGGCCACCGGCGCGATGGACTGCGTGATCGCCGGCGGCGCCGAGTCGATGAGCAATGCGCCGTTCTATTCCACCAACTGGCGCTGGGGTCTCGGTCAGGGCAACATGACGGTGCATGATGGCCTCGTGAATGGCCGTCTGACAGCGGGTGGCAAGAACTTCCCCGTACCCGGCGGCATGCTGGAGACGGCCGAAAACCTTCGCCGCGATTACCAGATCACCCGCCAGGCGCAGGACGAATTCGCCGCCGCTTCTCATGCCAAGGCGGTTGCCGCGCAGAACTCCGGCGTGTTCGATGAGGAAATCATTCCGTTCACGGTCAAGGGCCGCAAGGGCGATACCGTAGTGACGAAGGACGAACACCCCCGTCCGGACTCAACCCTTGAAGTGCTCTCCAAACTGAAACCCATCCGCCAGAAACAGGACGCTGAAGCCACCGTCACCGCCGGCAATGCCAGCGGCCAGAATGATGGCGGCTCGGCTTGTCTCGTGATGACGCGCGAAATGGCAGAGGCCAATGGCCTCAAGCCGCTCGCCCGGCTGGTCTCCTGGTCGGTGGCCGGGGTTGGCCCGGCGGTGATGGGCATCGGCCCTGTTCCGTCCACGGAAAAGGCGCTGGCGCGCGCGGGCCTGACGCTGAAAGACATTGACCTGATCGAACTCAACGAAGCGTTTGCCGCGCAGGTGCTTGCCTGCACCAAGGCGATGGGCTTCGCCAAGGAAGACTATGCGCGCCTCAATGTGCACGGATCGGGCATTTCACTGGGCCATCCGGTCGGCGCGACCGGCGGGCGTATTCTGGCCACGCTGCTGCGTGAAATGGACCGCCGCGAGGCGCGGTACGGCGTTGAAACCATGTGCATTGGCGGCGGGCAGGGCCTGGCTGCGGTGTTCGAGCGCGTTAACTGA